The Gigantopelta aegis isolate Gae_Host chromosome 9, Gae_host_genome, whole genome shotgun sequence genomic sequence gtGTTTtgttaacaaacaaaacaaaacacggaaaaaaccaaacaaccaaaacaacacacaccactcaaaaaaatcccaaagaaacaaacaaaaccagtaAACAACCCCTATATCTCCTCCCAATCAGacctttttgtttttgaactgtattaaattatacatacatacgtacatacttaattacatacatacatacatacatacatacatacatacataaatacacagtgTGCCCCACCCCCGCCactataaaatcctggctacgcctgTTTCTCTCTAATTATTGGGATATTTGGTATTTAcgttacatttatatttttacctGAGTTGTTTCTCTTGTGATTGGAATGTTCACCGTCTTTAACATCTTTGTTGGACTGTGACGTCACAGTCTCATAACTGTCTTCACCGGAAACGGAAGCTGGCAGTGATATAGTGGTGTCTTTGGGCTTTGAGTGTATGATGTTTTGAAGCTGAAGGAACTGTTCAGAGGATAGGTTACAGTAATGAGGGGAATGCGTGAAGTGTTCGTTCATCACACTGACATTGTAAAAACATTGAGGAACATTTCGGGCAACACAAAACCAGAAAGTGTGAAGACTCCTgcaaaatagaaaatgaaaccCATGAcattaattaaagttttgaaAGTCAATTATTGCCTATATCATAATTGGGTGGCAAAGGTTTGCAGTCGGCTTCTGCGTGGGGTAAAAGGACATAAACATAGATAGGGACAACGACTCTAGTAAATGCAAATATGAAGTGATGAAgaacattaatataaacattcaaaagttacattaaaacacagtgtaaattAATTAGAGTTAATTACACCGAATTTGGGGCAATGTTCTACAACCTGTTCATCAAGCCCTATACCTACTCTAGATTGGAGCCGATAGTGAGATATTAACCCATCACTCTCACCAACCTTAAACCTGATGATCTAACCACTGCACCATCAGGGCTGGTTGTATGTCGATTATCGAATTTATGAAGTTACTAAAATGCGCTGTCTGAAAATGATAACCTTAATATACAGCAGCGTTGCCAGACAGAAATCGAGGATTCCCAAATCCCCCAGAGCTATGGCAGCACTTCCCATCATTAGCTATTGATGATACACAGGGTGATTCCGCGACCAGACAAAACCATATCGATGACAAACGGAGCAAGGAGAGAACGAGGTCACGGAGAACCGCCGTTCTTTGTGTACATCACTTCAATCCGTTTTCTATGGAATAATCCAAACACTAAGCAAGGTGGAGTGAATAGCATTTCATTTAATACGTTAAACCAGATCTAAGAAACAGGAAtcttaataatgaaaacagacataatattaatattctgATTTCAGATCCTCACAGGTCACATGGCATTGATTATAAAGATAGGAAATAGTCTCAAAGGAATACAAGTTCCAAACAGAAAACGCCCAGCACTCAACGTTTCCATCAAGCTCATACGCACGCTGGTCTGGTCTATCGAACAACAATATATGTACTTCATTGATAGGTACACATATAGAAACTTAGAAACGGTTTATAAGCATATGTATTAATTAAGTTAATTGGGTGGTTTCAGTCGATGTATTTCATTTGAGAGACATTTGAACCTGCTGAACCTTGACGAAATATACGGTTGTCATACAGACAGAAGTGCCATTTCTTAAAGATCGTTTCATAGTTCTGTAGAAATGTCGTGACCACAATATTTAAATGCTGAGAATATCATTAAAAGAAGAATGATTCGAAAGTCACAGATGCTTCTGAAAACACGAGTTAAGTAGTCGAATTAAAACGAGTCTACCTTATCGAACTATGGATATGAGGGCTCAAGAACTGTTCGCGGGAGAGATGacacatgtctgtgtgtgtcttggGTCTAATAGCATCTTTtcgtaatttttttattgagcCCATCTTACACAGAAAATGTATCTTTCATGaggatatttatatacatgtatatgaaattaaataacaataatgatgcATTTATCAGACGGAATATGGGATGGGATGTGCCCTGAAATCATGACGTATACATACAATGATGACCATACGTACTCGCAAATACAATGATAGCCATACGTACTCGCACATACAATGATGACCATACGTACGCGCACATACAATGATAGCCATACGTACTCGCACATACAATGATGACCATACGTACTCGCACATACAATGATGACCATACGTACTCGCACATACAATGATGACCATACGTACTCGCACATACAATAATGACCATGCATACTCGCACATACAATAATGACCATACATACTCGCACATACAATATTGACCATACGTACTCTCACATACAATGATGGTCATACTTACTCGCAAATACAATGATGACCACACGTACTCGTACATACAATGATGACCATACGTACTCGCACATACAATGATGGCCATACGTACTCGCACATACAATGATGACCATACATACTCGCACATACAATAATGACCATACATACTCTCACATACAATAATTACCATACGTACTCGCACAATCTCTTGTTATTGTCCGATTCTTCTGCCTCCAGTAAAGCCTCGTTTTCCGTTTTACATTCGCGCTGCATGGTGACAATGTTAGAATACTGACACGTCTTCGCGCCCGGCACTGgaactaaaaacaaacaaaacggtCATTACGTGAACGATAAAACAATAATGCAGTGAAAATcacatcaatgaacaaaatGAGTCTAAATATAATCACGAGTGTTTCGTCTACTCCCAAACTTCAAACGGGCACTGTGGTTACAAAACTGAGTCTAGATTCAAGACTCTTAAGAGTTAaacacaagttaaagtttgttttgtttaacgacaccactagatcatattgctttatttatcatcagctattggatgtaaacctTTTTGTAATgttgacctatagtcttagagaggaaatctgcttcACTTTTCCTttaataagggatcttttacatgcaccaagTCGCAGACAATGTAACCCCATtaacacgacctttgatataccagtcgtggtgcactggctgaaacaacaACATACCGACAAGAGTCCAAAGATAAACTTGACACTTGTTCAACTACTCCCAAACTACAACCAGGTACcgtgtttataaaacgtttagagacACTAAACGTCATGGCAATACCATACAaaactgtatgcgtgtgacgtcctCAGAGATTTGAGTCTGGACTTTCAAATGTTATAAGCTCGGTTTCAAGTAACAGCGATGTTCACGTTAAATACACCCATgccaattacatgtatttatatagctAACCcttttgtaaacattattacattaaCAATGGACCTTTACAATGATCCCATGACCAGGAAAGCgcaaagtaaaaataaagacACAGTAatcatatatattagtattttcAAATTAGACAAAAATACCTCTTTTATATTAAAAGCGGCACTCTTTTCAACGCTACTTACGCCCTTTCTCTGAACGCATTGTCGCACATATTTGTCAAATGAGCATTTTGATTCAGAGAATAGGTATTCAAGATCTATATATTAGTGGCATTTTGACGTTCATATCGGTGGTGATTCTATTCACGTACTTAATTAAACTTGTTACTTGATTCCTTTCAACTTTCCTTCCTGACAATTAGAGATTCCATTGATTCCACAGAGAGCTGGTGTCTGTTATTGTGACCTTATGACACCACTTCGTGATAGTTCCCATCTTCGGGGCAATGTTTTGTATTCAGCCGCCTCGCGGTGCAATTAAAGATATAAATAGCAGAAAGTCGGAAGTTAATTGGTACACTGTAACAAGAATTGGTCGCCGCGGGGGTCACAAATTACACATCAAGATGTTGGGGGAAATGAAGAAACATTTACAGCCGTTTCGGAAGAAGAACAAATGTGGGGGACGAACAGTCTTGATCTTAGGAGTCTCTGGTGGATTTCGTGGATTTATTTTAATGCACATAAagactatttaattttattttgtgtgtgtgtgtgtgtgtgtgtgtgtgtgtgtgtatatgtgtgtgtgtgtgtgtgtgtgtgtgtgtgtgtatgtgtgtgtgtgtgtgtgtatgtgtgtgtgcttaaAAACAGCGAAAcagcatttcatttttttttaaatagagctGTCAATCAAACCTCTTCTTTTTCGGTCTCCATTTATATTTTGCTGTCGAACCATAACACGACTTATAGACAGTGCGGTTGCCCACTCACACCTCCCCCGTCCATGTGGGTGGCCCCCAATATACAATCCCGGCTTCACCAATGTTCCCCGTATAATTATCGTAGAACACGCCAGCAAGCATAAACCTCGTGGTAACATTTGAGCtaaagaaaacaacacaaatCGTGCAATAATGGTGTACTTCAAACGAGCGATTTAACAGTTAAAATGATCCCCACAGAAAGCAAATGGTGGCGATTGATGTAACATGTGTGCATATTTTCGTGCAGCATCTGATATCGTTTTTGGGTAAGTATCATTTTATGGactgtaacattaaaaaaaaaagctttaaattattgttatgaAGACATAAAAAAGATCGAAATCGGTGATACTTGTATCTTGTGGCACGCAAATATACCACATTTTGCGGTCATGAAGTAAAGgttggctttttaaaaaaagcttttaaaatatataacagatgtTTACACATGCACAGCTACAACTACCTAGAAGCTTGACAATAATGGATTATGCAATGCCACCGAGTGAACAGTGTACTGGCGTGACGttaaagaccccccccccccccccccatcatttTCTCAGCCAATATTCTCAGGCActgacgtttgttttgttaacgtcaccactagtgCGCATTGGTTTGTCAATCATATACGATTCGATTACAACCATTTGGTAACATTTGACACGAGAACTTAGAGGAAACCAGTAATGTAGCAGGAACCCGTTAcgtgaagcgatcttagcgctaacatCACCTTTAATGTATGAATTTgttatgcacttacggtgatcttagcgctaagagcTCTTCGAGGAACGGGGACCTGGATTCTCCTGAAAATTacgtgtcagaataaccaaatgttttgcatcccatagcagatgattatttaacaatgtgtttcagtggtgtcgttacctttaactttaaaacatccACCATGTCACTCATTCACCTACCCATATACCAAACtaaccatctatccatccatccatccatccatccatccatccacccatccatccgtccatctatACACCCgcctatccattcatccatccatccatccatccatccatccatccacccgtcCATCTATACACCCgcctatccattcatccatccatccatccatccacccatctatccgTCCATCTATACACCCgcctatccattcatccatccatccatccatccacccatccatccgtccgtccatatatacatccatctatccatccagccagccagccagcagGCCATTCAACTGTTCATTCTTTTCGACAAAGCCTTGGATGTATGTGTAGATATGGACAGACACAGTCAaatgtatactgatggaaagtaATAAAAGAACATATTTTATCTTATATCAACTTTAATTACAAAGATATAAtactgtgggattgaatgtcactaatatggggTTGAATGCCAGTAACATGATTATCTTCTGACACCAAGGATGATTGTTTTGGTTACAGTCAATATTTGCTTTGCTGGTACTACTAGTGTGttcacttctttctttcaatcagtatatttactaatgaataaagtttgttttgtttaacaacacaactagagcacactgatttattgatcatcggctacgggatgtcaaacatttgataattttgacatatagtcttagagaggaaacccgctacatttttcaattagtaccaagggatcttttacatgcaccatcccacagacaggatagcacataccacggcctttgatataccagtcgtggtgcactggctggaacaagaaagagcccaatgggcccaccgacgaagatcgatcccaaaccgaccgcgcatcaagcgagcgctttaccactgggctacgccccgccctcaTTTACTGATGAAGAACATCACAAGCTGAAATATGCGAAGGGACAAGGATTAGTTTAAGAAACAGTAAGTGACATGAAAGCGCTTGACGTAACGTATACCCATGGGAAAACCAAGacgttaattcattcatttcaaagaTCACCCGCGATATACCACAGAGGGGTTCCTATGCCTTCGTATTTACACAAATATAGGCATGTACGCATAAAAAGAagcaaaatgaaaaacaaatgtaattctGTCATAAATTTAACAAACTCTTTACAGGCTGAATTTCTTTGTGTCACTTGTGCACTGTTTGGTCGTCGCGGTTCAGTAATAATGTTCTGCTGTTGTGTACGTTGTGGGCGTAACATAATGACAACCGTTTTCACTCGATGAGCGATGCTTaaagttagagtttgttttatttgacaacatcactgaaacatattgatttattaatcctcggctattaGTGGTAGAGGAAATGCGCTACACTTTTAGAATAATAGCAAGGCTATTGGAAGAAGAAAgcaagaaaggaaatgttttatttaacgacgcactcaacacattttatttacggttatacgtcgtcagacatattatggttaaggaccatacagatattgagagaggaaacccgctattgccacttcatgggcttctctttttgattagcagcaagggatcttttatatgcaccatcccacagacagaatagtccataccacggcctttgttacaccagttgtggaacactggctggaacgagaaatagcccaattgatccaccgacggggatcgattctagaccggcggcgcatcaagcgaacgctttaccactgagctacgcccccccccccccccccccccccccccaaacatttgatcattctgacatagTGGTAGAGGAAATGCGCTACACTTATagattagtagaaagggatattCCATATGTACTTTTCCATATACAGGACgccctttgatatgccagtcttgGGGCACTGGTCGggacaaacaaaattaactaaGGCGGTTCCatccttcgacccaagcatCTCCCGAAACCGAGCGCTAAATACAAGAAGtttagtggtaaagtgtccACCTGAAGTGCACTCTTTCTCTTTAAACTTATTCTTCACTTAtgctatccaattaaggttcaagtacgttgTCCTGGTTACACATCTCATCTGTCTGGATTGTCCGTTCATGGacactgggttagttgttagtgagagataacTCCATGTTGCGGTGTTAcgcattgagtcgttaaactaagtttatttaatctacaaacctgtaatacatctggataaagttacaatagagtgcaACATGAGTCTGCgactttgaaatagtgaaataccctctaaaaatagactaaaactcgactccataactgttacttcaaagacgcacgtgcgttttttaaaaaaataagaaatatattttgtgatattaaaaacaccaggatgaccaaaaccacttcgcatgtacggaaatggataatttaaacaatacaatctaagtaaagtatgatttcagttatctaAAAAGGCTCCAACagtgaaaaaatatgccttagtgtttacaaactagggtatgtccctttaagtgaaaGCTTTAGCATATTCTATATCTACTGGGTATCTACCGAGATGGAATGAATAAATTACTTATAAGAAAAACATCAATGTGATTGCAGCTCCACAGTTAATTCACATATTCATTCATGCATATTTAAGGTTTCTGACTTTTACCCTAAActacattaaatattgatgtaacCTGCTGTCAGTCTTTTTCAATATCCTCTGCAACAACAGAACATTACtttctgtttgtgttttgtgttcacgaaatgttcacaattactAGCAAAGTTTAAAAATAGATGGCGCTTAgttaatttccaggtgtatacACATTCAGTTATGGTTTTGGGGAAggatatatccaattaatgttcgagcatgctttcctgggcacatacctcagccatctggagtgtctgtccaggacagtgggctagtggCTAGTGGGAGAGAggtcggtgtagtggctttatGCCTGTCCAATGAGTAGATAAACTCGTTCTAAGTGGAAGCCGGTGTCACGCGTAATTTGCACTCCTctggatttgcactccccagtcaacatTATACGTAGAAAAAGCACTACCCAGTATTATATTGCACATGAACAATAGTGATTAATTGGGACGAAAAgttacgtttgttttgtttaacgacatcacatgGGCAAATTGATGTATTGAATgacacacatttggtaattctgatatatagtcttatagtttgttttggttaacaacaccactagagcacatttattttttaatcatcggctattggatgtcaaacatttggtaattttgacatatagtcttaaaaaatagaaacccgctacatgttttcccatagtagcaagggatatttaatatgaaccatcccatatgacaggatagcacatgcaccggctggaacgagaaatagcccgatgggcccaccgacggggatcgatccctcaccgaccgtgcatcaagcgagcgctttaccactgggttacgtcccgccccatatagTCTTATGGAGGAAATCATCAGTAGCAAAGAATCCTCCCCACCTAATACAGTGGCGGGTGCCCAAGAAGTCCTCCTTTCCAACCTAGGGCTAAATACTATTAAAGAGttctgtaattgtttttagTTTTCCCTTTTAGAATCGCCCAACTTAAAATGtgtccaaaaaataaataaaattaccgatttttttatatattgtatttattttgacaATGCGCAAATCAATTATAAAATCCCCTCCCTTGTTTTGGTTAAGTCAAAATTGTCCCAATTAAATTCtgccccggattgggcccctgaCATCCAGAGGCCGAAccctggggcggacatgctcgaaacctacGTGGTACACGAGCATGTAAAAGCCTTACCggattagtagcaaagaatcttaCACGCCCGATGATTTAACTACTACACTAAGTACTGAGGTCAGTCCGTAACTACATACACATGTTGTTCCCGAGTAGGATGGGCATTCATTCGTACATTCATTTCAAACTATGTTcctgcttatattcaattacggtccaagcacgctgtcctgagcacacaccttagctgtatgggctgtctgtccaggacagtgggttagcggttagttgttagttgttagtgagagaaaggtcggtgtagtggccttacacctaccaaccGAATCGTTAAACTCATTCTGGGTGGTACCGGTACCgagaggcgaacccagtaccgaccagccttatgtctgatggcttcaacactacgccaccaaggccgggaTGAGCAAACAGACCGCCCGTCTTACATTTTAATGCCTCTCCATGTTGTTACATTATCATCGCAGGTAAGTCCCAAAATACCTGCTTGTCAGCAGGACGAAGATTTACTATTGTGACGACCAATGTTTGGCCCTGACACTTAACTTTTGTAGAACGTCTTAAGGACAAATGTGATCCGATACCCATCCACGCGTTCAGTTGACGACAGCGCTTCGAGGATTTATTAAAGCTATCGCTAGACTGGGTTTTTCCGCTTAACGTTAAACGTATATGCAATGGGACAGGAACCAGTCAATTTAGTTGACGAGCGCCcgcgaaaaaaacatatatagtgAACGTGGGCCAGGTGTGGGGACTTGTTTTCTTAGTGTCCCGGAGagacacgtgtgtgtgtatatgtgtgtgtgtgtgaatgtgtgtgtgtgtgaatgtttgTGTGACCGAGTTTTATGGAGCGCTCGTTGACACAATACAATGCAATGGCAACATGATGCTCATGTTACCTGGTCCTCGCGCTGCCATATTTCAACGCTCACAGAACAACGCGATTGTCAACACTGTGAAACTAgagagacaaacaaacaaaactaaaaccaagttttaaaaaacccaagaaCCTTTAACAATTAACGTATACaaaacagttaaaaataaagtttggtttggtttagagacaccacttgagcacattgatcaaaAAATAACAGGCTGTTAGATTTCAAATatttggaccggcctcggtggcgtcgtggttaggccatcggtatacaggctggtaggtactgggttcggatcacagtggatgcatgggatttttaatccagataccgactccaaaccctgagtgagtgctccgcaaggctcaatgggtaggtgtaaaccacttgcaccgaccagtgatccataactggttcaacaaaggccatggtttgtgctatcctgcctgtgggaagcgcaaataaaagatcccttgctgctaatcggaagagtagcccatgtagtggcgacagcgggtttcctctcaaaatctgtgtggtccttaaccatatgtctgatgccatataaccgtaaataaaatgtgttgagtgcgtcgttaaataaaacatttctttctttctttcaaacatttgttgtttttgacacgtagtcttcagatgaaacccgctacatgttttcgttagcagcaaggagtctttGGTATGCACTTTCTAACAACATGAATCGATGTCACATGTTTTActgttttcaattagcagcaagggatcttttagatgaaCAAACAAATCAATCAGTCAATTGGTCTCTTCTTTCAATCCAGCCCATTgtcaaagaaaataacactaCGCACTATTTCCAGccagaccggcctcgatggcgtcgtggttaggccatcggtctacaggctggtaggtactaggttcggatcccagtcgaggcatgagatttttaatccagataccgactccacatcctgagtgagtgctccgcaaggctcagtgggtaagtgtaaaccacttgcaccgaccagtaatccataactggttcaacaaaggccatggtttgtgctatcctgcctgtgggaagcgcaaataaaagatcccttgctgcctgtcgtaaaagagtagcctatgtggcgacagcgggtttcctctaataaaaaaaaaagtttcagaatgaccatatgtttgacgcccaatagccgatgataagataaaaaatcaatgtgctctagtggcgtcgttaaataaaacaaactttactttttttatttccagCCAATTTCACAGTTTGTATTTCGACAAAGGGTGGTACGTTGCACGTTCTTTAATATTACTGTTTAAATGCGTCACGGTAATGAAAACAGTTTACACGTGATCAGATCAGTGCCTGACAAAACACGGCACGGCAGTTAAAAAAATACCTTCAACGTTTTTAGTTTGCATACACCTTAGCGTTCCTAATGCTTGGCATACACTCCAAGGTTCTATAATACGGTGGCTCGATGCCCAAGGCCAATGGTTTTTAGATTCGTGCCACCAAAAATTACTTTGtgcgatcccgatggcaagtgcaAAAATACATCTACAACGCTACTAGCGTACCAAAAAGAAACATCAACAGGTCACGTCTTTCAATTTGCTGTTACATGGGACATTTCGCTTACAAATAGTTGAACACCAGTAATCTTTGACCCATCCACgacattaatatacctaccgatgtAGTTTTATTCAAGTGTAAACattgaaaacacaaaatattctTTGTTTTGCCTCCATTTTCTTCTTTACATTGGAATCCAAATACTTATTAATCTGATACCAACAGTAATACAGTTCAAGCGCAATATGCAAAACGGTAACCAGTATTACATTGAACAGTTAATTAAcagtgaatttttcaccatggccGGAGAATTTAAGAACCTATCGATTAATAGGgaagagggacgtagcccagtcgtagagcgctcgcttgatgcgcagtcggtgtgggatcgatccccgacggctatttctcgttccttcTGGGGGATTTCACGATGGTGCATATTGTTCGTACTTTCTGTCCTGGCGAGAacccagatttatttttcag encodes the following:
- the LOC121382173 gene encoding uncharacterized protein LOC121382173 is translated as MMKSFVSRLTVWDNVRWITLVWTTLAVLVVTRTVPVPGAKTCQYSNIVTMQRECKTENEALLEAEESDNNKRLCESLHTFWFCVARNVPQCFYNVSVMNEHFTHSPHYCNLSSEQFLQLQNIIHSKPKDTTISLPASVSGEDSYETVTSQSNKDVKDGEHSNHKRNNSAPSSLSISYSLWTFLQIYVLGCLLLDYSVVCS